The genome window GTCCCTTTGTGGATCAGGTGCCGTTGCTGGGGCTGGTATATCTCTTTATAAAGACCTTTGTGATGTATTACCTGATCATTCTGGTACGGGGGTCTCTGCCACGCTTCCGCATTGACCAGATGATGGACCTGAACTGGAAGGTGTTGACCCCGCTTTCTATCTTGTCTTTCCTGGTTACGGCAATCGTGGCAAAAGTGCTGGAAGGGCAATTCTTGTTCCAGGTGGTAGGCTTGCTGGTCGTCAATTTGCTGCTTCTTTTCCTGTTCATGGAATGGGGAGAGCGCCGTACCAAACGCCGCCGTCGTCCGATGGTGAGCGAACCGCGTCCGCTGGCTACGCCTGTGGCTTCTGATGAGACTTCAGCGGCTCAATCCTGAAACGGGAGTGATTCATGAGCGCTTTACAAATCGTCTTCTTGTTGATTGCTCTGCTGACGTTATTCTCGGCTTCAATGGTTGTCTTTGCTCGTAAGACCATCCATTCGGCTTTCTGGTTGATTCTGGCGTTGTTTGGTGTAGCCGCAACTTTTGCCACGCTGGAGGCTTCTTTCTTTGCCGTCATTCAGGTGGCGGTGTATATCGGCGCCATTGCCATTCTCATCATTTTTGCAGTGATGCTCACCCGCCGTTCCATGGAGGAAACCGGCGATCAACTGCTCCCCGGTTGGGGTTGGGCGGCACTGGTGGTGCTAATTGCCTTTGGGGGGATAATTTATTTGCTGTTGCAGTGGCAGGGAGTGTTTCAGGCTCCGCAGGTGCTGACAGCCGGCGGAGAAAATCTGGAAGCGTTGGGAATCGCCTTGGTCATGCCCGACCGCTATGTCATTCCGTTTGAGGTGGCGTCGGTTTTGCTGGTTGCCGCGATGATCGGCGCAATTTATGTCGCGGGTGACCTCAAGAAACGTTCCTGAGGAGGACATGTGATTCCACTGGCTTGGTACTTAATCTTTTCTGCGGGCTTGTTCTCCATTGGCTTGCTGGGAGTGTTGGTGCGTAAAAATGCCGTGTCCATTTTAATGGGCGTGGAATTGATGCTGAATGCCGTCAATGTTAACCTGCTGGCGTTCTGGCGTTACTTGTGGGCGCCTGAAGTGGATGCGCAGGTCTTTGTGGCAATCGTTTTGATTGCTGCTGCGGCAGAAGCAGTGGTGGGGTTAGCCCTGATTATCTCGGCTTATCGCCGCCGTCAGACTGTTGTGGTTGATGAAATGAATCTTCTTAAAGGGTAGGAGGGGTACACCGCATGACTTCTGAAGTGCTTCTCTGGTTAATTCCATTCCCTCCATTGCTGGCTTTTGGTGTCATTGCTCTGTTTACCCATCGCAAACGGGCGCTCAGCCATTCTCTGGCAATTGCTTCAGCGGCGCTCTCATGGCTGTTGGCGATGGTGGTGTTCTTTCGCGCTG of Anaerolinea thermophila UNI-1 contains these proteins:
- a CDS encoding NADH-quinone oxidoreductase subunit J family protein; its protein translation is MSALQIVFLLIALLTLFSASMVVFARKTIHSAFWLILALFGVAATFATLEASFFAVIQVAVYIGAIAILIIFAVMLTRRSMEETGDQLLPGWGWAALVVLIAFGGIIYLLLQWQGVFQAPQVLTAGGENLEALGIALVMPDRYVIPFEVASVLLVAAMIGAIYVAGDLKKRS
- the nuoK gene encoding NADH-quinone oxidoreductase subunit NuoK; the protein is MIPLAWYLIFSAGLFSIGLLGVLVRKNAVSILMGVELMLNAVNVNLLAFWRYLWAPEVDAQVFVAIVLIAAAAEAVVGLALIISAYRRRQTVVVDEMNLLKG